In Fundulus heteroclitus isolate FHET01 chromosome 18, MU-UCD_Fhet_4.1, whole genome shotgun sequence, a single genomic region encodes these proteins:
- the LOC118566667 gene encoding serine--tRNA ligase, mitochondrial-like, whose protein sequence is MNIPAFHECNISYLRNMATCMNAVARARCVALTALQPLGRRWSPRRRGAGVVPQRLWHGARSSLYEHVREGYSDKPELDMTAVCEETDKVIANVESRKGDLRGDDVRKIVSVWQELRAVRTEISELEEEKRRISETVKALVAQKDKKSLANLPEYTQALQKGRDIRSRLNRLYVVDTELDQEHYSRALRLPNGTHPDVPVGDESQARVVEFVGQKAEFEFKPRGHVELGEELGLIRQRHLSHVSGHRSYYLRGAGARLQIALQNFALDTLQRRGFVPMVVPDMLKGVVFEGCGMQPNAQRSQVYSLDPARFPDLNLAGTGEVGVAGYFMDHAVNWKDLPVRTVCSSTCYRAETDTGRETWGLYRVHHFNKVEMFGVTADETGEESSQLLEEFVSLQKEMFSALELHYRVLDMPTQELGPPAYRKYDIEAWMPGRNSYGEISSASNCTDYQSRRLNILYEREDGSLQYAHTVNATACAVPRMVISILETHQTKDGTVRVPRALQPYLGLEVIEKPKYTPLKYIGPNQHSRPSRPGPKTR, encoded by the exons ATGAATATCCCGGCGTTCCATGAATGCAACATCTCCTACTTGAGAAACATGGCGACCTGCATGAACGCGGTGGCGAGAGCTAGATGCGTCGCCCTGACAGCGTTACAGCCGCTCGGGAGACGGTGGTCCCCGAGGCGGAGGGGCGCCGGCGTCGTCCCGCAGCGCCTCTGGCACGGAGCCCGGAGCAGTCTGTACGAGCACGTCCGGGAGGGCTACAGCGACAAGCCCGAGCTGGACATGACGGCGGTGTGCGAGGAGACCGACAAAGTCATCGCCAACGTGGAGAGCAGGAAGGGAGACCTGCGAGGGGACGATGTCAGGAAAATT GTGAGCGTGTGGCAGGAGCTGCGAGCGGTGAGGACTGAAATCtctgagctggaggaggagaaaagaCGCATCAGTGAGACAGTCAAAGCACTGGTG GCCCAAAAAGACAAGAAGTCCCTCGCTAAT CTCCCAGAGTACACCCAGGCCCTGCAGAAGGGCCGGGACATCCGCAGCAGACTCAACCGGCTGTACGTCGTAGACACCGAACTGGACCAGGAGCACTACAGCCGAGCGCTGCGACTGCCCAACGGCACGCACCCGGACGTG ccagttGGAGATGAGAGCCAGGCGAGGGTGGTGGAGTTTGTAGGACAGAAAGCAG AGTTTGAATTTAAGCCCAGAGGCCACGTAGAGCTCGGGGAGGAGTTGGGCCTCATCAGGCAGAG GCATCTGTCTCACGTCTCCGGCCACCGGTCCTACTACTTGAGGGGAGCGGGGGCCAGACTTCAAATCGCACTCCAGAACTTTGCACTCGACACGCTGCAGCGACGG GGTTTCGTTCCCATGGTCGTGCCGGACATGCTGAAGGGGGTGGTGTTT GAGGGTTGTGGGATGCAGCCAAACGCCCAGCGCTCTCAGGTCTACTCGCTGGACCCGGCACGCTTCCCAGACCTCAACCTGGCTGGGACGGGGGAGGTCGGTGTGGCAG gTTATTTCATGGATCATGCTGTAAACTGGAAGGACCTGCCCGTCAG GACGGTGTGCAGCAGCACCTGCTACAGGGCGGAGACGGACACCGGGAGAGAGACGTGGGGTCTTTACAGAGTTCACCACTTCAATAAG GTGGAGATGTTTGGAGTGACCGCGGACGAGACGGGAGAGGAGAGCTCTCAGCTGCTGGAGGAGTTTGTCTCCTTGCAAAAGGAGATGTTTTCTGCCCTGGAGCTACACTACAG AGTGCTGGACATGCCTACTCAGGAGCTGGGTCCTCCTGCGTACAGGAAGTATGACATCGAAGCGTGGATGCCAGGGAGGAACAGCTATGGAGAG ATTTCCAGCGCGTCCAACTGTACGGACTATCAGAGCAGACGCCTCAACATCCTGTATGAGAGGGAGGACGGCAGCCTGCAGTACGCCCACACA GTCAACGCCACGGCATGCGCAGTTCCTCGAATGGTTATTTCCATCCTGGAGACTCACCAGACCAAA GATGGAACCGTGCGTGTTCCTCGAGCCCTGCAGCCTTATCTGGGTCTGGAAGTGATTGAGAAGCCAAAGTACACTCCACTGAAATACATCGGACCCAACCAGCACAGTCGACCGTCCAGGCCTGGTCCCAAAACCAGGTGA